From Antennarius striatus isolate MH-2024 chromosome 9, ASM4005453v1, whole genome shotgun sequence, one genomic window encodes:
- the LOC137601434 gene encoding tumor necrosis factor receptor superfamily member 6B-like → MVLAEVLYSKRYKTIIGVFLQFSLPAVILLSGVLSGASVLESAPTYEHRDPSTGETLTCSKCPPGTHMAAHCSATKSTECAPCRDDHFTALWNYLPRCLYCNNFCAHNQEVERECSATSNRVCRCKQGFYWTGYLCVRHSECGPGYGVKTAGTEQTDTICEECAEGFFSSASSALDSCVGHQECATGQITLLNCSIYHNTVCGTCNDFANAGETYKTFLSGFFHGQSVRITKIRKFVNRCINKGEGRVRGVALSSQRGVLLDQIRTWLSQASKMELKTLPEVLSSTGLCPMAEKLKRALRDIGQRNPNCLIV, encoded by the exons ATGGTGTTAGCAGAGGTCTTATACAGTAAAAGATATAAAACAATAATTGGCGTTTTTCTACAGTTTTCCCTGCCGGCTGTGATCCTCCTCTCTGGTGTCCTCTCCGGTGCCTCAGTGCTGGAATCCGCGCCCACATACGAGCACCGAGATCCTTCCACCGGGGAGACCCTTACCTGTAGTAAATGCCCACCTGGCACGCACATGGCGGCGCACTGCTCCGCCACCAAGTCCACCGAGTGTGCGCCATGCAGAGACGACCACTTCACCGCTTTATGGAACTACCTGCCCAGGTGTCTCTACTGCAACAACTTTTGCGCTCACAACCAGGAGGTAGAGAGAGAATGCTCAGCGACGAGCAACAGGGTATGTCGGTGCAAACAGGGATTCTACTGGACCGGCTACTTATGCGTCAGACACTCAGAGTGTGGGCCTGGATACGGAGTCAAAACGGCAG GTACAGAACAGACGGACACTATTTGTGAAGAATGCGCGGAGGGTTTTTTCTCCAGCGCGTCTTCTGCGCTGGATTCATGCGTTGGTCACCAGGAATGCGCCACCGGACAGATTACGCTCCTCAATTGCTCGATTTATCACAACACGGTGTGTGGCACCTGCAACGATTTTGCAAACGCag GTGAAACTTACAAGACATTCCTCTCTGGGTTCTTCCACGGGCAGAGTGTGCGGATTACTAAAATTAGGAAATTTGTCAACAG GTGTATTAATAAAGGAGAGGGGCGCGTCAGGGGCGTTGCTCTCTCTTCACAGAGGGGTGTTCTTCTGGATCAAATTCGAACTTGGCTGAGCCAGGCTTCTAAAATGGAACTGAAAACACTGCCAGAAGTCCTGAGCTCTACCGGGCTCTGCCCCATGGCAGAGAAACTGAAGCGGGCACTCAGAGACATTGGACAGCGAAACCCAAACTGTCTTATAGTTTAA